The following proteins come from a genomic window of Desulfuromonadaceae bacterium:
- the rpiB gene encoding ribose 5-phosphate isomerase B, whose product MLVIGSDHGGLELKEVVKEFLVERQIVFTDLGTDNNASVDYPDFGERVARAVATGKAQQGILICGTGIGMSIVANKFPGVRAALVHDPFTAQMAKEHNNANIIVLGGRVLQPEAARAILATWLDTDFAGDRHQRRLDKIARIENEICSGKF is encoded by the coding sequence ATGCTGGTTATTGGTAGTGATCACGGTGGGCTGGAACTTAAAGAGGTTGTCAAGGAGTTTCTTGTAGAGCGCCAGATTGTTTTTACTGATCTCGGCACAGACAATAATGCCTCGGTAGATTACCCCGACTTTGGCGAACGAGTTGCTCGCGCAGTTGCGACCGGCAAGGCGCAACAGGGGATTCTGATCTGTGGCACCGGGATCGGTATGTCGATTGTTGCTAACAAGTTTCCCGGGGTGCGCGCCGCGCTGGTACATGACCCTTTTACGGCACAAATGGCGAAAGAGCACAATAACGCCAACATCATTGTTCTGGGGGGAAGAGTTCTTCAGCCAGAGGCCGCACGTGCAATTTTAGCGACCTGGCTCGATACCGATTTTGCCGGGGATCGTCATCAGCGTCGCCTCGATAAAATCGCGCGTATCGAGAACGAAATCTGCTCAGGAAAGTTTTAG